A window of Streptomyces sp. SAI-127 contains these coding sequences:
- the thrC gene encoding threonine synthase, with translation MTHQWRGIIEEYRDRLPVSDTTPVVTLREGGTPLVPAQVLSERTGCEVHLKVEGANPTGSFKDRGMTMAITRAKEEGAKAVICASTGNTSASAAAYAVRAGMVSAVLVPRGKIALGKMGQALIHGAKILQVDGNFDDCLTLARALSDNYPVALVNSVNPVRIEGQKTAAFEIVDMLGDAPDIHVLPVGNAGNITAYWKGYKEYAADGVAAKTPRMWGFQASGSAPIVRGEVVKDPSTIATAIRIGNPASWQYALAAKEESGGFIDEVTDREILRAYRLLAAQEGVFVEPASAASVAGLLKAAEQGKVDPGQRIVCTVTGNGLKDPDWAVAGAPQPVTVPVDAATAAERLGLA, from the coding sequence ATGACCCACCAGTGGCGCGGAATCATCGAGGAGTACCGGGACCGGCTGCCCGTCTCCGACACCACGCCGGTCGTGACGCTCCGCGAGGGCGGCACGCCCCTCGTGCCCGCGCAGGTGCTCTCCGAGCGCACCGGGTGCGAGGTCCACCTCAAGGTGGAGGGCGCCAACCCCACCGGGTCCTTCAAGGACCGCGGTATGACCATGGCGATCACGCGGGCCAAGGAGGAGGGCGCGAAGGCGGTCATCTGCGCCTCCACCGGCAACACGTCGGCGAGCGCCGCCGCCTACGCCGTACGCGCGGGCATGGTCTCCGCCGTACTCGTCCCGCGAGGGAAGATCGCGCTCGGCAAGATGGGCCAGGCGCTCATCCACGGCGCGAAGATCCTCCAGGTCGACGGAAACTTCGACGACTGCCTCACCCTGGCCCGCGCGCTGAGCGACAACTACCCGGTGGCGCTGGTCAATTCGGTCAACCCGGTGCGCATCGAGGGCCAGAAGACCGCCGCCTTCGAGATCGTCGACATGCTCGGCGACGCGCCCGACATCCACGTCCTCCCGGTCGGCAACGCCGGCAACATCACGGCGTACTGGAAGGGCTACAAGGAGTACGCCGCCGACGGGGTGGCCGCCAAAACGCCCCGGATGTGGGGCTTCCAGGCCTCCGGCAGTGCCCCGATCGTGCGCGGCGAGGTCGTCAAGGACCCCTCGACCATCGCCACCGCCATCCGTATCGGCAACCCCGCCTCCTGGCAGTACGCCCTCGCGGCGAAGGAGGAGTCCGGCGGATTCATCGACGAGGTGACGGACCGTGAGATCCTGCGCGCCTACCGGCTGTTGGCCGCTCAGGAGGGCGTCTTCGTGGAGCCCGCCTCCGCCGCGTCCGTGGCCGGTCTGCTGAAGGCCGCCGAGCAGGGCAAGGTCGACCCGGGCCAGCGGATCGTGTGCACGGTCACCGGCAACGGCCTCAAGGACCCCGACTGGGCCGTCGCGGGCGCCCCGCAGCCGGTCACCGTCCCGGTCGACGCGGCCACGGCGGCCGAGCGTCTCGGGCTCGCCTGA
- a CDS encoding homoserine dehydrogenase produces MMRTRPLKVALLGCGVVGSEVARIMTTHADDLAARIGAPVELAGVAVRRPSKLREGIPQELVTTDATALVKRGDIDVVVEVIGGIEPARTLITTAFEHGASVVSANKALLAQDGAALHAAAGQHGKDLYYEAAVAGAIPLIRPLRESLAGDKVNRVLGIVNGTTNFILDKMDSTGAGYQEALDEATALGYAEADPTADVEGFDAAAKAAILAGIAFHTRVRLDDVYREGMTEVTAADFASARNMGCTIKLLAICERAEDGQSVTARVHPAMIPLSHPLASVRGAYNAVFVESDASGQLMFYGPGAGGAPTASAVLGDLVAVCRNRLSGTTGPGESAYTALPVSGMGEVVTRYHISLDVADKPGVLAQVATVFAEHGVSIDTVRQQGKDGEASLVVVTHRASDAALGGTVEALRKLDTVRGVASIMRVEGE; encoded by the coding sequence ATGATGCGTACGCGTCCGCTGAAGGTGGCGCTGCTGGGCTGTGGAGTGGTCGGCTCAGAAGTGGCGCGCATCATGACGACGCACGCCGACGACCTCGCCGCCCGGATCGGGGCCCCCGTCGAGCTCGCGGGGGTCGCGGTACGGCGGCCCTCCAAGCTCCGTGAGGGCATTCCGCAGGAACTCGTCACCACCGACGCCACCGCCCTCGTCAAACGCGGGGACATCGACGTCGTGGTCGAGGTCATCGGCGGCATCGAGCCCGCCCGCACCCTCATCACCACCGCCTTCGAGCACGGCGCCTCCGTCGTCTCCGCCAACAAGGCGCTCCTCGCCCAGGACGGCGCCGCCCTCCACGCGGCGGCCGGACAGCACGGCAAGGACCTCTACTACGAGGCCGCCGTCGCCGGTGCCATCCCGCTGATCCGTCCGCTGCGCGAGTCCCTCGCCGGCGACAAGGTGAACCGGGTGCTCGGCATCGTCAACGGAACGACCAACTTCATCCTCGACAAGATGGACTCCACGGGGGCCGGCTATCAGGAGGCCCTCGACGAGGCCACGGCGCTCGGGTACGCGGAAGCCGACCCGACCGCCGACGTCGAGGGGTTCGACGCCGCCGCCAAGGCCGCCATCCTCGCCGGAATCGCCTTTCACACGCGCGTGCGTCTCGACGACGTCTACCGCGAGGGCATGACCGAGGTCACCGCGGCCGACTTCGCCTCCGCGAGGAACATGGGCTGCACCATCAAGCTGCTCGCCATCTGTGAGCGCGCCGAGGACGGGCAGTCCGTCACCGCGCGCGTCCACCCCGCGATGATCCCGCTGAGCCACCCGCTGGCCTCCGTGCGCGGCGCGTACAACGCCGTGTTCGTCGAGTCCGACGCCTCCGGCCAGCTGATGTTCTACGGCCCGGGCGCGGGCGGCGCCCCCACCGCCTCCGCCGTCCTCGGTGACCTCGTCGCCGTCTGCCGCAACCGGCTCAGCGGCACGACCGGACCGGGTGAGTCCGCGTACACGGCCCTCCCCGTCTCGGGCATGGGCGAGGTCGTCACGCGCTACCACATCAGCCTCGACGTGGCGGACAAACCGGGTGTTCTCGCCCAGGTCGCGACCGTGTTCGCCGAGCACGGGGTGTCCATCGATACCGTTCGGCAGCAGGGGAAGGACGGCGAGGCATCTCTCGTCGTCGTCACGCACCGTGCGTCCGACGCCGCCCTGGGCGGGACCGTCGAGGCGTTGCGCAAGCTCGACACCGTGCGGGGTGTCGCCAGCATCATGCGGGTTGAAGGAGAGTAA
- the lysA gene encoding diaminopimelate decarboxylase: protein MSRSAHPAGPRHADVLPEGHYSAPPADLNTLDPKVWAQTVGRDEDGVVTVGGIDVKTLAEEHGTPAYVVDEADFRARARAWRGAFGADADVFYAGKAFLSRAVVRWLHEEGLNLDVCSGGELTTALSAGMPADRIAFHGNNKSTEEIRRAITEGVGRIVLDSFQEIVRVAHIAQSLGKRQRVQIRITVGVEAHTHEFIATAHEDQKFGIPLAGGQAAEAVRRALKLDGLELIGIHSHIGSQIFDMSGFEVAAHRVVGLLKDVRDEHGVELPEIDLGGGLGIAYTSDDDPSEPHEIAKALTEIVTRECEAAKLRTPRISVEPGRAIVGPTAFTLYEVGTIKPLDGLRTYVSVDGGMSDNIRTALYDAEYTVALVSRTSDAEPMLARVVGKHCESGDIVVKDAFLPADLAPGDLIAVPATGAYCRSMASNYNHVLRPPVVSVHEGESRVIVRRETEEDLLRLDVG, encoded by the coding sequence ATGAGCCGTTCCGCACATCCCGCCGGGCCCCGGCACGCCGACGTCCTTCCCGAGGGCCACTACTCCGCCCCGCCCGCCGATCTCAACACCCTCGACCCCAAGGTCTGGGCCCAGACGGTCGGCCGTGACGAGGACGGCGTCGTCACCGTCGGCGGCATCGACGTCAAGACCCTCGCCGAGGAGCACGGCACCCCCGCCTACGTCGTCGACGAGGCCGACTTCCGGGCCCGGGCGCGCGCCTGGCGCGGTGCCTTCGGGGCCGATGCCGACGTCTTCTACGCCGGCAAGGCGTTCCTCTCCCGGGCCGTCGTGCGCTGGCTGCACGAAGAGGGGCTCAACCTCGACGTCTGCTCCGGCGGCGAGCTCACCACCGCCCTCTCCGCGGGCATGCCCGCCGACCGCATCGCCTTCCACGGCAACAACAAGTCCACCGAGGAGATCCGCCGCGCGATCACCGAAGGCGTCGGGCGCATCGTCCTCGATTCCTTCCAGGAGATCGTCCGCGTCGCCCACATCGCCCAGAGCCTCGGGAAGCGACAAAGGGTCCAGATCCGTATCACCGTCGGCGTCGAGGCCCACACCCACGAGTTCATCGCCACCGCCCACGAGGACCAGAAGTTCGGCATTCCGCTCGCCGGCGGACAGGCCGCCGAGGCCGTGCGGCGGGCGCTGAAGCTCGACGGTCTCGAGCTCATCGGGATCCACTCCCACATCGGGTCGCAGATCTTCGACATGTCCGGCTTCGAGGTCGCGGCACATCGTGTGGTCGGGCTGCTCAAGGACGTCCGTGACGAGCACGGCGTCGAGCTCCCGGAGATCGACCTCGGTGGTGGCCTCGGCATCGCCTACACCAGCGACGACGACCCCAGCGAGCCGCACGAGATCGCCAAGGCGCTGACCGAGATCGTCACGAGGGAGTGCGAGGCCGCCAAGCTGCGGACCCCGAGGATCTCCGTCGAGCCCGGGCGCGCCATCGTCGGCCCCACCGCCTTCACGCTCTACGAGGTCGGCACCATCAAGCCCCTCGACGGGCTGCGCACCTACGTCTCCGTCGACGGCGGCATGTCCGACAACATCCGCACCGCGCTGTACGACGCCGAGTACACCGTCGCTCTCGTGTCCAGGACCAGTGACGCCGAGCCCATGCTCGCCCGCGTCGTCGGCAAGCACTGCGAGAGCGGGGACATCGTGGTCAAGGACGCGTTCCTGCCGGCCGACCTGGCACCGGGTGACCTCATCGCCGTACCGGCGACGGGCGCCTACTGCCGTTCCATGGCGAGCAATTACAACCACGTGCTGCGTCCGCCGGTCGTCTCCGTCCACGAGGGCGAGTCCCGGGTCATCGTCCGCCGTGAGACGGAGGAGGACCTTCTGCGGCTCGACGTCGGATGA
- the nrtL gene encoding ArgS-related anticodon-binding protein NrtL, with the protein MTPVELSRTVLRAVRRAVDDGELDVAVPGRTSVTPPGPGGCGDYATNVALQLARPAGQPPLRVAEILRERLVRTDGISDVVVTGPGFLNISLRGTETALVREILLCGHRYGHADRPTGRLVQLHAPHEVRAVVVMDAVARVLRSQGALVRTSCAGRPEAEWADILGVDIDAYGTPDAPAPLDVNVRPVPAAPADPTPLGRDAARWALLHPALHDRPRITADHLVQRESNPLFRVRYAHARTRALTRNAADLGFHAEPGDTDLRPQGPQGLPGLPGTDAAVQPTAGPETVVPETAVPETVVQDTHDTTALRHALADHPRILQAAAVDHAPDRLARHLVTVADAALPFLAAVLPRGAEKPSAAHRARLALAEAAGAVLAGGLSLLGIDAPEHL; encoded by the coding sequence GTGACCCCCGTCGAGCTCTCCCGTACCGTGCTGCGCGCGGTGCGTCGTGCTGTCGACGACGGGGAGCTGGACGTGGCCGTGCCGGGGAGGACCAGCGTCACGCCCCCGGGGCCCGGAGGCTGTGGTGACTACGCCACCAACGTCGCCCTCCAGCTCGCCCGGCCCGCCGGCCAGCCGCCGCTACGGGTCGCCGAGATCCTCCGGGAGCGCCTTGTCCGCACGGACGGCATCAGCGACGTCGTCGTCACCGGGCCCGGGTTCCTCAACATCAGCCTGCGGGGGACCGAGACGGCCCTCGTACGGGAGATCCTGCTCTGCGGTCACCGGTACGGTCACGCCGACCGGCCCACCGGCCGGCTCGTGCAGCTGCACGCCCCCCACGAGGTCCGCGCCGTCGTCGTCATGGACGCCGTGGCCCGCGTCCTCCGCTCCCAGGGCGCCCTCGTCCGCACCAGCTGTGCCGGCAGGCCCGAGGCCGAGTGGGCCGACATCCTCGGCGTCGACATCGACGCGTACGGCACCCCCGACGCCCCCGCTCCCCTCGACGTCAACGTGCGCCCCGTGCCGGCGGCCCCCGCCGATCCCACCCCCCTCGGCCGGGACGCCGCCCGCTGGGCCCTGCTCCACCCCGCCCTCCACGACCGGCCCCGCATCACCGCCGACCACCTGGTCCAGCGCGAGAGCAACCCTCTCTTCCGCGTCCGTTACGCCCACGCCCGCACCCGGGCGCTCACCCGCAACGCCGCCGACCTGGGCTTCCACGCCGAGCCCGGGGACACGGACCTGCGCCCACAGGGCCCACAGGGCCTACCGGGCCTACCGGGCACAGACGCAGCCGTACAGCCGACCGCCGGACCGGAAACCGTCGTACCGGAGACCGCCGTACCGGAAACCGTCGTACAAGACACACACGACACGACCGCCCTGCGGCACGCCCTCGCCGATCACCCCCGCATCCTCCAGGCGGCCGCCGTGGACCACGCCCCCGACCGCCTGGCCCGGCACCTCGTCACCGTCGCCGATGCCGCGCTCCCCTTTCTCGCCGCCGTCCTTCCTCGTGGTGCGGAGAAACCCTCGGCCGCCCACCGTGCCCGGCTCGCGCTCGCCGAAGCCGCCGGGGCGGTGCTGGCCGGTGGCCTGTCCCTGCTCGGCATCGACGCACCCGAACACCTCTAG
- a CDS encoding response regulator, which produces MGKTRTRWPVRTYSRVVPGASGRVLVVDDNKVIRQLIRVNLELEGLEVVTAADGVECLDVVHQVQPDVVTLDVVMPRLDGLRTAARLRSDPRTAHLPLAIVSACTQHEVDSGLDAGVDAFLSKPFEPAELVRLVRQLIEQSTQGRVPGAGVGDGRLVGGVLGGGETERAGRAGG; this is translated from the coding sequence GTGGGGAAAACCCGGACGCGGTGGCCGGTCCGCACCTACTCTCGAGTTGTGCCAGGCGCGTCGGGTCGGGTGCTTGTTGTGGACGACAACAAGGTCATCCGGCAGTTGATCAGGGTCAATCTCGAGCTGGAGGGTCTCGAGGTCGTGACCGCGGCCGATGGTGTCGAGTGTCTGGATGTCGTTCATCAGGTGCAGCCCGATGTCGTGACCCTCGATGTGGTCATGCCCCGGCTGGACGGGCTGCGGACCGCCGCGCGGCTGCGTTCCGACCCCCGGACGGCTCACCTTCCCCTCGCCATCGTCAGTGCCTGTACGCAGCACGAGGTCGACAGCGGTCTCGACGCCGGCGTCGACGCCTTCCTCTCCAAGCCCTTCGAGCCCGCCGAACTCGTGCGGCTCGTACGGCAGTTGATCGAGCAGAGCACGCAAGGGCGGGTGCCCGGTGCCGGCGTCGGGGACGGTCGTCTGGTCGGGGGTGTTCTCGGGGGCGGAGAGACCGAGCGGGCCGGTCGCGCCGGCGGCTGA
- a CDS encoding tyrosine-type recombinase/integrase, with translation MKSLDVKVWAVRKRDTKTPSYGVRWSVAGNVFSDSFRTKALADHYRTKLMRAMRDGEEFDTASGLPASMEEKKSAVSWYDFALRYLAMKWPHAAPNTRDGINESLTSVTVELLDERAGRPSDEVIRKALRNWAFVLPGPNDREVPDDVRNVLHWVSKASRPLADLAEPATARAVLDSLKIRLDGTAAAAETVRRKRRTLVNAANYAVDLGELRENPITAVRWQKPKVSNQVDPRVVANPEQARNLLAAVSYVGGYRRARGRRLVGLFATMYFGGLRPAEAVGLVETDLYLPDHGWGSALLHRTRPSVGKQWTDSGETHDDRGLKNRPTEDVRRVPIPPQLVAVLREHLVTFGTADDGRLFFSEKGSVVPSSTYYRVWQEARLLALPPAVAASPLASRPYDLRHSALSTWLNAGVDPTEVAERAGNSVEVLLTRYAKCLDGRQDVANRRIEDLLREYE, from the coding sequence GTGAAGTCTCTCGACGTGAAGGTGTGGGCCGTACGCAAGCGCGACACGAAAACGCCCTCGTACGGAGTCCGCTGGTCGGTGGCGGGCAACGTCTTCTCCGACTCCTTCCGTACCAAGGCACTCGCCGATCACTACCGAACGAAGCTGATGCGCGCGATGCGCGACGGCGAGGAGTTCGACACGGCGTCGGGCCTTCCGGCCTCGATGGAAGAGAAGAAGTCGGCTGTGTCGTGGTACGACTTCGCCCTCAGGTACCTCGCGATGAAGTGGCCGCATGCCGCCCCCAACACGCGGGATGGCATCAACGAATCGCTCACCAGCGTGACAGTGGAGCTCCTCGACGAGCGCGCCGGACGACCGTCGGATGAGGTGATCCGCAAGGCGCTTCGGAACTGGGCTTTCGTGCTCCCGGGGCCCAACGACCGCGAAGTGCCGGACGACGTGCGGAACGTTCTTCACTGGGTGTCCAAGGCATCCAGACCCCTCGCCGACCTTGCCGAGCCCGCTACGGCTCGTGCAGTACTCGACTCGCTGAAGATCAGGCTCGACGGCACCGCCGCCGCAGCTGAAACCGTGCGGCGTAAGCGGCGGACGCTCGTCAACGCTGCAAATTACGCAGTCGACCTGGGGGAGCTTCGTGAGAACCCCATCACGGCTGTCCGCTGGCAGAAACCGAAGGTGTCCAACCAGGTCGATCCCCGCGTCGTCGCCAACCCGGAGCAGGCCCGCAATCTCCTGGCGGCCGTTTCCTACGTGGGCGGATACCGGCGAGCTCGTGGCCGTCGCCTTGTGGGTCTGTTCGCCACCATGTACTTCGGCGGTCTCCGGCCGGCTGAAGCCGTCGGCCTTGTCGAAACTGACCTGTACCTCCCTGATCACGGCTGGGGATCGGCGCTCCTCCACCGGACTCGCCCGTCGGTCGGCAAGCAATGGACCGACTCGGGGGAGACCCACGACGACCGCGGGCTGAAGAACCGACCGACAGAGGACGTACGGCGGGTGCCTATCCCGCCCCAGCTTGTCGCCGTGCTCCGCGAGCACCTGGTCACCTTTGGTACGGCGGACGATGGGCGGCTCTTCTTCAGCGAGAAGGGTTCAGTCGTCCCGTCCTCGACCTACTACCGGGTGTGGCAGGAGGCCCGGCTCCTGGCGCTTCCGCCAGCAGTCGCGGCCTCGCCGCTCGCGAGTCGGCCGTATGACCTTCGGCATTCGGCGTTATCGACGTGGCTCAACGCCGGTGTCGACCCCACCGAGGTGGCCGAGCGTGCCGGCAACAGCGTTGAGGTTCTGCTGACCCGCTACGCGAAATGCCTCGACGGACGGCAGGACGTAGCCAACCGGCGTATCGAGGACCTGCTTCGTGAGTACGAGTGA
- a CDS encoding replication initiator: MPALLRQLSGLGGCTHPIRLDGHRTEYDLNTRTGEIGNALHHLDSSSLPAGHLLVRCNNRRTTRCSACAEVYRRDTFHLITSGLRGGKGTPERVAAHPRVFATFTAPGFGPVHNRPTGPARTVRPCRCGTLHDQDDPALGIPLDPDTYDYEAAVLWNAHAGPLWRRFSTYLRREVAKRAGLTQRAFREYARVSFAKVAEYQKRGAVHFHAVIRIDGPEGGDTPPPAWATAELLTDAIRAATTAVRVDGPVIDGRAHAFTFGRQLDVRTIRSADFDGGQELTERAVAAYIAKYATKGAETATGALDRPLKFLAELAQFDISDHARRMIRTAWTLGARKELEELRLRAWAHMLGFRGHFSTKSRRYSTTLGALRTARAEWRRAQAAADTATGPDTTLVLAHWVYAGTGLTDAETWLAETLEPAPGTEGEPTWTTVATS, encoded by the coding sequence ATGCCCGCGCTCCTGCGGCAGCTCTCCGGCCTCGGCGGCTGCACTCACCCGATCCGCCTCGACGGCCACCGCACCGAGTACGACCTGAACACCCGAACCGGCGAGATCGGCAACGCCCTCCACCACCTCGACTCCTCCAGCCTCCCGGCCGGTCACCTCCTGGTCCGCTGCAACAACCGCCGCACGACCCGCTGCTCGGCCTGCGCCGAGGTATACCGTCGCGACACCTTCCACCTGATCACCTCCGGACTGCGCGGCGGCAAGGGCACCCCGGAACGTGTCGCCGCCCACCCCCGCGTCTTCGCCACCTTCACCGCCCCCGGCTTCGGCCCGGTCCACAACCGCCCCACCGGCCCGGCCCGAACGGTCCGCCCCTGCCGCTGCGGCACCCTCCACGACCAGGACGACCCCGCCCTCGGCATCCCACTCGACCCGGACACCTACGACTACGAAGCAGCCGTGTTGTGGAACGCGCACGCCGGACCGCTGTGGCGGCGCTTCTCCACCTACCTGCGCCGTGAGGTCGCCAAGCGCGCAGGCCTCACGCAGAGGGCCTTTCGCGAGTACGCCCGGGTGTCCTTCGCCAAGGTCGCCGAGTACCAGAAGCGCGGTGCCGTCCACTTTCACGCCGTCATCCGCATCGACGGCCCTGAAGGCGGCGATACTCCGCCCCCTGCCTGGGCTACCGCCGAACTCCTCACCGACGCCATCCGCGCCGCCACAACCGCCGTCCGCGTGGACGGCCCGGTCATCGACGGCCGCGCGCACGCCTTCACCTTCGGCCGCCAGCTCGATGTACGCACCATCCGCTCCGCCGACTTCGACGGCGGCCAGGAACTCACCGAGCGGGCCGTCGCCGCCTACATCGCCAAGTACGCCACCAAGGGCGCAGAAACCGCCACAGGAGCTCTCGACCGCCCGCTCAAGTTTCTCGCCGAACTCGCCCAGTTCGACATCAGCGACCACGCCCGCCGCATGATCCGTACTGCCTGGACCCTGGGCGCACGCAAGGAACTGGAAGAACTCCGGCTCCGGGCCTGGGCCCACATGCTCGGCTTCCGCGGCCACTTCTCCACCAAGTCCCGCCGCTACTCCACCACCCTCGGCGCCCTCCGCACCGCCCGCGCCGAATGGCGCCGCGCCCAAGCCGCCGCCGACACCGCGACCGGCCCGGACACGACCCTCGTCCTCGCCCACTGGGTCTACGCCGGAACCGGCCTCACCGACGCCGAAACCTGGCTCGCCGAAACCCTCGAACCCGCCCCCGGAACGGAAGGAGAACCGACATGGACCACCGTCGCGACGAGCTGA
- a CDS encoding SpdD protein, with amino-acid sequence MFLPKYPDSPTPPPAHTHTVANPAPMRRPAPQISISTGAVAAVIVGGVVLTALMAAVAVTAVSVAVAAVVLRSMLRDQHRP; translated from the coding sequence GTGTTCCTGCCTAAGTACCCCGACAGCCCGACCCCGCCGCCCGCGCACACCCACACCGTGGCCAACCCCGCCCCCATGCGCCGCCCGGCACCTCAGATCTCCATCAGCACCGGAGCGGTCGCGGCCGTGATCGTCGGCGGAGTCGTGCTGACCGCGCTCATGGCCGCCGTCGCCGTCACGGCCGTCTCCGTAGCCGTCGCCGCCGTGGTCCTGCGCTCGATGCTCCGCGACCAGCACCGCCCCTGA
- a CDS encoding mobile element transfer protein — protein sequence MSLNRRFRSVTRIGPVQVGTSYDGRGREKHTAACTAPRCGFSADYDSRAAAELAARTHRCPVR from the coding sequence ATGAGCCTCAACCGCCGTTTCCGCTCCGTCACCCGTATCGGCCCCGTCCAGGTCGGCACGTCCTACGACGGTCGCGGCCGCGAGAAGCACACCGCCGCCTGCACTGCCCCGCGCTGCGGCTTCTCCGCCGACTACGACAGCCGCGCCGCCGCCGAACTCGCCGCCCGCACCCACCGCTGCCCCGTCCGCTGA
- a CDS encoding DUF2637 domain-containing protein translates to MRAQLARIDAVLVQAVIAAALSFAHLHDVASAAGQDGWKAWAYPVSVDLLLVAAWRRLRTGDAKASGWCWFVIALAASLGANVATAGLLDLNAVPAWLRILVAGWPAVAFLGGTLLAHSTPTPHHPTEESHATEERNEETELPRAREDFEDQEDAPDPVPELPPPPVAEPTPAPTPPPTVSVPSALVEHARKVAIEHHTRTGTAIDTPTLRARLGVPAPIADAIAARL, encoded by the coding sequence ATGCGCGCCCAACTGGCCCGTATCGATGCGGTGCTCGTCCAGGCCGTCATCGCCGCCGCCCTGTCCTTCGCCCACCTGCACGATGTCGCCTCGGCGGCCGGACAGGACGGGTGGAAAGCGTGGGCCTACCCAGTCTCGGTCGACCTGCTGCTCGTCGCCGCCTGGCGCCGACTGCGGACGGGCGATGCGAAAGCCTCCGGCTGGTGCTGGTTCGTCATCGCCCTCGCCGCTTCCCTCGGCGCGAACGTCGCCACCGCCGGACTCCTCGACCTGAACGCCGTGCCGGCCTGGCTCCGCATCCTCGTCGCCGGCTGGCCAGCGGTTGCCTTCCTCGGCGGAACCCTCCTCGCCCACTCGACACCGACCCCGCACCACCCGACCGAGGAGAGCCACGCCACCGAGGAACGGAACGAGGAGACCGAGCTCCCACGGGCGAGAGAGGACTTCGAGGACCAGGAGGACGCGCCCGATCCCGTACCGGAGCTCCCGCCGCCACCGGTCGCCGAGCCCACGCCCGCCCCGACCCCTCCGCCCACCGTCTCCGTCCCGTCCGCCCTGGTCGAGCACGCCCGCAAAGTCGCCATCGAGCACCACACCCGCACCGGAACGGCCATCGACACCCCGACCCTGCGCGCCCGACTCGGCGTCCCCGCGCCCATAGCCGACGCCATCGCCGCCAGGCTCTGA
- a CDS encoding FtsK/SpoIIIE domain-containing protein — protein MTDLATLLEVGGPVAALGGGAAYARANHPGVYWSTVGLPISTARLLSSYSSVMEACGLTVSPSRLRVLAVKATTRREARPVPPRRGIVRPTSTGLRLCLRLAPGQEPADVAASAERLRHAWGVHAVYVTTVKPGVVELRLVGFDVLRKVRMPGKAAEGFLKVPVALREDATHFVRDYRTVPHGLTLGATLSGKSMYLRHLVAGLARQPVALVGIDCKRGVELAPFAPRLSALATDPEQAAALLPVLIKEMEDRYDLIKVRQGIAPTTPDEEITSDIWGLPEDERPVPVVLFVDEVAELFLVATRKDEERRDEMVTQLIRLAQLGRAAGIYLEVCGQRFGAELGKGATMLRAQLTGRVCHRVNDEASAKMALGDIAPEAVSAACAIAPERPGLAVAGDTSGGWSRIRTPYLSLADAAQICHVSAHLTPDMPALKPFRPDVPVRPVDSPAPVVHPRPVTD, from the coding sequence ATGACCGACCTGGCAACGCTTCTGGAGGTGGGTGGTCCTGTCGCCGCGCTCGGCGGCGGGGCTGCCTACGCCCGGGCCAACCACCCCGGGGTCTACTGGTCGACGGTCGGCCTGCCGATATCCACCGCCCGGCTGCTCAGCTCGTACAGCTCGGTCATGGAAGCCTGCGGTCTGACGGTGTCGCCCTCCCGGCTGCGGGTTCTGGCGGTCAAGGCCACCACGCGACGGGAGGCCCGGCCCGTCCCGCCGCGTCGCGGAATCGTCCGCCCTACGTCGACCGGACTGCGGCTTTGTCTGCGACTTGCCCCGGGGCAGGAACCCGCCGACGTCGCCGCCTCGGCCGAACGGCTGCGGCACGCCTGGGGAGTTCACGCTGTCTACGTCACTACCGTCAAGCCGGGCGTGGTCGAACTGCGGCTTGTCGGCTTCGACGTGCTGCGCAAGGTCCGGATGCCGGGCAAAGCTGCGGAAGGGTTCCTGAAGGTCCCTGTGGCTTTGCGGGAGGACGCCACTCACTTCGTACGCGACTACCGGACCGTGCCGCACGGTCTCACCCTCGGCGCGACGCTGTCGGGCAAGTCCATGTACCTACGACATCTCGTGGCCGGACTCGCCCGACAGCCCGTCGCCCTGGTCGGCATCGACTGCAAGCGTGGCGTGGAGCTGGCGCCCTTCGCTCCGCGGCTGTCGGCGCTGGCCACCGACCCCGAGCAGGCTGCCGCACTACTGCCCGTACTCATCAAGGAAATGGAGGACCGCTACGACCTGATCAAGGTCCGGCAGGGCATCGCGCCGACCACTCCGGACGAGGAGATCACCTCCGACATCTGGGGCCTGCCCGAGGACGAACGCCCGGTCCCCGTCGTGCTGTTCGTCGACGAGGTGGCCGAACTCTTCCTCGTCGCCACACGCAAGGACGAGGAACGCCGGGACGAGATGGTCACCCAGCTCATCCGCCTCGCCCAGCTCGGCCGCGCGGCCGGCATCTACCTGGAGGTCTGCGGACAGCGCTTCGGCGCCGAACTCGGCAAGGGCGCCACCATGCTCCGGGCCCAGCTCACCGGCCGCGTCTGCCACCGCGTCAACGACGAAGCCTCCGCCAAAATGGCACTCGGCGACATCGCCCCCGAAGCGGTCTCCGCCGCCTGCGCCATCGCACCCGAACGTCCCGGCCTCGCCGTTGCCGGTGACACCTCCGGCGGTTGGTCCCGCATCCGCACGCCCTACCTCTCCCTCGCCGATGCCGCCCAGATTTGCCACGTGTCGGCCCACCTGACTCCCGACATGCCCGCGCTCAAGCCCTTCCGGCCTGACGTCCCCGTACGGCCGGTCGACTCCCCGGCGCCGGTCGTCCACCCGCGCCCCGTGACCGACTGA